In Castanea sativa cultivar Marrone di Chiusa Pesio chromosome 6, ASM4071231v1, a single window of DNA contains:
- the LOC142641708 gene encoding aluminum-activated malate transporter 10-like — protein sequence MANAKQVSGKLEWRINVPDGTSNVLLPESDRLVNKAWLWLKGLLCGPILIIWRFLYKAWNLGVAEPKKAIHGVKLGLCLLIVSCFYYMRPLYDGVGGNAMWAVMTVVVVFESTVGATLCKCFNRAIGTFLAGSLALGVQSIAEKSGETFQPIIIGISVFVLASVATFSRFIPSVKTRFDYGAMIFILTFSLVTVSGYRVEKLFEMAYQRLSTIAIGTSLCIFITMVFCPIWAGSGLHDLIVRNLEKLADSLDGCVGEYFKDDKTKLGNEEDPSKRMQGYKCVLNSKATEEVMANLAKWEPAHGRFNFRHPWKQYLKIGTSMRKCAYCIEALNSCINSEIQAPDYLKKHLSDVCMLLSTNSSEVLKELVITMKTLTKSSKIDLLIEEMNLAVQKLQDSLNSLPDSFIGPTVSTLQAPNDANKETITKTAIPSLMEVFPLASLVYLLIEIAARTEGIADAVDQLAGLAEFELAMDENSKQKKPTSNSTSDIQHHETMETLPKV from the exons ATGGCAAATGCAAAGCAAGTGTCAGGGAAACTGGAATGGAGGATCAATGTACCTGATGGGACATCGAACGTGTTACTCCCAGAATCTGATCGGCTAGTGAACAAAGCATGGTTGTGGTTAAAAGGTCTGCTTTGTGGACCAATTTTGATAATTTGGAGGTTCTTATACAAGGCTTGGAATTTAGGAGTTGCTGAACCTAAAAAGGCCATACATGGTGTCAAATTAGGGTTGTGCCTTTTGATTGTATCATGTTTTTACTATATGAGGCCTTTGTATGATGGTGTTGGAGGGAATGCTATGTGGGCAGTTATGACTGTTGTCGTTGTTTTTGAATCGACAGTAG GTGCTACACTCTGTAAATGCTTTAATAGGGCAATAGGAACTTTTCTTGCTGGATCTCTTGCTTTAGGAGTTCAGTCGATTGCAGAAAAGTCAGGAGAAACTTTTCAGCCCATAATTATTGGAATTTCAGTTTTCGTTCTAG CTTCAGTAGCAACTTTCTCTCGATTTATTCCTTCTGTGAAAACCCGATTCGACTATGGTGCCATGATCTTCATCCTCACCTTCAGCTTAGTTACAGTTTCCGGCTACCGGGTGGAAAAATTGTTTGAGATGGCGTACCAAAGATTGTCAACAATTGCCATTGGGACCTCTTTATGCATTTTTATAACCATGGTCTTCTGTCCCATTTGGGCTGGCAGTGGGCTTCACGATTTGATTGTTCGTAACCTGGAAAAACTCGCTGACTCCCTGGACG GATGTGTCGGCGAATACTTCAAAGATGATAAAACTAAGCTTGGCAATGAGGAAGATCCTAGTAAGAGAATGCAAGGCTACAAATGTGTGCTTAATTCTAAGGCAACTGAAGAAGTCATG GCCAATCTTGCAAAATGGGAACCTGCACATGGCAGATTCAACTTTCGACATCCATGGAAACAATACCTCAAGATTGGCACATCAATGCGTAAGTGTGCTTATTGCATTGAGGCTCTCAACAGTTGCATAAACTCAGAAATTCAG GCACCAGACTATCTAAAGAAACATCTCAGTGATGTATGCATGCTATTGAGCACCAATTCTTCAGAGGTCCTGAAAGAATTGGTCATTACAATGAAAACTCTCACCAAATCATCCAAGATAGATTTACTAATTGAAGAGATGAACTTAGCTGTACAAAAACTCCAAGATTCCTTGAACTCTCTTCCCGATTCTTTCATTGGACCCACAGTGTCAACACTACAAGCTCCCAATGATGCCAACAAAGAAACTATAACAAAAACTGCCATACCATCTCTCATGGAGGTTTTTCCACTGGCCAGTTTAGTATATTTGCTGATTGAGATTGCTGCAAGAACTGAAGGAATTGCCGATGCAGTCGACCAGTTAGCAGGCCTGGCAGAATTCGAGCTTGCGATGGATGAAAACTCCAAACAAAAGAAACCCACTAGCAATTCCACCTCTGATATCCAACATCATGAAACAATGGAGACCCTACCAAAGGTCTGA
- the LOC142641026 gene encoding bifunctional fucokinase/GDP-fucose pyrophosphorylase: protein METESNGEKQMKMRISSSSRRRRRSKQKERDEVSELLKKSWYHLRLSVRHPSRVPTWDAIVLTAASPEQARLYDWQLNRAKRMGRISLSTLTLSVPDPDGHRIGSGAATLNAIHALAAHYKDQVATTENNNSSGYSMQHQNSNNDVPLTPMVSFMAKKHILLLHAGGDSKRVPWANPMGKVFLPLPYLAADDPDGPVPLLFDHILAIASCARQAFKNEGGLFIMTGDVLPCFDASTMVLPEDTSCIITVPITLDIASNHGVIVASQSGITTKNCAVSLVDNLLQKPSVDELVENNAILDDGRTLLDTGIIAVRGQAWVELVKLSCSCQPMILELLKSRKEMSLYEDLVAAWVPAKHEWLQQRPLGEELVSRLGKQKMFSYCAYDLSFLHFGTSSEVLDHLSGFGSGLVGRRHLCSIPATTVSDIAASAVVLSSKIAPGVSVGEDSLIYDSSISNGIQIGSQSIVVGIHVPGDKGGLVEDSFRFMLPDRHCLWEVPLVGCTDRVIVYCGLHDNPKNSLSRNGTFCGKPWKKVLLDLGIQESDLWSSTALQDRCLWNAKIFPVLPYFEMLTLATWLMGLSDQKTNYLLPLWKNASRFSLEELHRSIDFTRMCIGSSNHQADLAAGIAKACIHYGMLGRNLSQLCEEILQREVSGVKICKDFLDLCPKLQEQNSKILPRSRAYQVQVDLLRACSDEATASKLEHKIWAAVADETASAVRYGFKEHLLESPTDTSAPAFQKNKFDNCGGQFFHPRKVKVELPVRVDFVGGWSDTPPWSLERAGCVLNMAISLEGSLPIGTIIQTKETAGVLINDDAGNQLHVEDLTSIASPFDSNDPFRLVKSALLVTGIIHDNILASMGLHIRTWANVPRGSGLGTSSILAAAVVKGLLQITDGDESNENVARLVLVLEQLMGTGGGWQDQIGGLYPGIKYTASFPGIPLRLQVIPLLASPQLILELQQRLLVVFTGQVRLANQVLLKVVTRYLQRDNLLISSIKRLAELAKIGREALMNCDIDELGEIMLEAWRLHQELDPYCSNEFVDRLFSFADPYCIGYKLVGAGGGGFALLLAKDADYAKELRQSLEADSSFDVKIYDWNVFLE from the exons ATGGAAACAGAGAGCAATGGagaaaagcaaatgaaaatgagaattagtagtagtagtaggaggaggaggaggagcaaACAGAAAGAGAGGGATGAGGTAAGCGAGTTACTGAAGAAATCGTGGTACCATCTCCGGCTTTCTGTGAGACACCCCAGTCGGGTTCCCACCTGGGACGCCATCGTGCTCACCGCCGCTAGCCCCGAGCAAGCCCGGCTTTACGACTGGCAGCTCAACCGCGCCAAGCGCATGGGCCGTATCTCCCTTTCCACTCTCACCCTCTCCGTCCCTGACCCCGACGGCCACCGGATCGGCTCCGGCGCCGCCACTCTCAACGCCATTCACGCCCTCGCTGCCCATTACAAGGACCAG GTAGCAACCACAGAAAATAATAACAGTTCTGGATATTCAATGCAACATCAGAATTCCAACAACGATGTCCCTCTCACACCAATGGTTAGCTTTATGGCCAAAAAGCATATACTATTGCTTCATGCTGGAGGTGATTCTAAAAGAGTCCCTTGGGCAAATCCTATGGGAAAAGTTTTCCTGCCTCTTCCATATTTGGCAGCAGATGACCCTGATGGGCCAGTTCCACTGCTCTTTGACCATATTCTTGCCATTGCTTCTTGTGCAAGACAAGCTTTTAAAAATGAAG GTGGTCTATTTATTATGACCGGAGATGTTCTTCCTTGTTTCGATGCCTCCACCATGGTACTTCCAGAGGACACATCCTGCATCATCACTGTTCCGATCACACTAGATATTGCTTCTAACCATGGTGTCATTGTGGCATCTCAAAGTGGGATTACAACTAAGAATTGTGCAGTCAGTCTAGTTGATAATCTTTTACAGAAACCCAGTGTAGATGAGCTTGTTGAGAATAATGCTATTCTAGATGATGGCAGAACACTACTTGACACAGGAATAATAGCAGTTAGAGGTCAAGCCTGGGTGGAGCTGGTTAAGCTTTCATGTTCCTGCCAACCAATGATTTTGGAGCTTCTGAAGAGCAGAAAAGAG ATGAGTTTATATGAAGATCTGGTAGCAGCTTGGGTACCTGCTAAACATGAGTGGTTGCAACAGCGCCCTTTGGGTGAAGAACTGGTCAGCAGATTGGGAAAACAGAAGATGTTCAGCTACTGTGCTT ATGATTTGTCGTTCCTACATTTTGGAACTTCAAGTGAAGTTTTGGATCACTTAAGTGGGTTTGGTTCGGGACTTGTTGGCCGAAGACACTTGTGTTCCATCCCAGCAACAACTGTATCCGACATTGCAGCATCTGCTGTTGTTCTGTCGAGCAAAATTGCACCTGGGGTGTCAGTTGGTGAAGATTCTCTTATATATGATTCATCCATTTCTAATGGAATACAAATTGGTTCCCAATCTATAGTTGTTGGTATCCATGTTCCAGGAGACAAAGGTGGTTTAGTAGAAGATTCATTTAGGTTCATGCTTCCTGATCGCCATTGTCTTTGGGAGGTTCCGCTAGTAGGATGCACTGACAGAGTTATTGTGTATTGTGGCCTCCATgataacccaaaaaattcacTTTCTAGGAATGGGACTTTTTGTGGAAAGCCCTGGAAAAAGGTTTTGCTTGATCTAGGCATTCAGGAATCTGACCTGTGGAGCTCAACAGCTTTGCAGGACAGATGCTTATGGAATGCAAAAATATTCCCCGTTCTTCCTTACTTTGAGATGCTTACTTTGGCAACATGGTTGATGGGCTTGAGTGACCAGAAAACCAACTACTTGCTTCCCTTGTGGAAAAATGCAAGCCGTTTCAGTTTGGAGGAATTGCATAGATCAATCGATTTCACAAGAATGTGTATAGGCTCCAGTAACCATCAAGCAGATCTTGCAGCTGGAATTGCTAAAGCATGCATTCATTATGGCATGCTTGGACGCAATCTCTCTCAACTGTGTGAAGAAATTCTTCAAAGGGAAGTTTCAGGCGTTAAAATATGTAAGGACTTCCTGGATCTGTGCCCCAAACTTCAGGAGCAGAATTCTAAGATTCTTCCGAGAAGTCGGGCATACCAGGTGCAAGTTGATCTGCTTCGAGCATGCAGTGATGAAGCAACAGCAAGTAAGTTGGAGCACAAAATCTGGGCTGCAGTTGCTGATGAAACGGCTTCAGCTGTAAGATATGGCTTTAAAG AACATCTCTTGGAGTCCCCTACTGACACGTCTGCCCCAGCATTTCAGAAaaacaagtttgataactgcGGAGGTCAATTTTTCCACCCTAGAAAGGTCAAGGTTGAATTACCTGTTCGTGTAGATTTTGTGGGGGGTTGGAGTGATACTCCTCCATGGAGCTTAGAGCGTGCTGGTTGTGTTCTGAATATGGCAATAAGTCTGGAAGGTTCTCTTCCTATTGGCACCATCATACAGACGAAAGAAACAGCTGGAGTATTGATTAACGATGATGCTGGAAACCAGTTACATGTTGAAGATCTTACCTCTATTGCAAGCCCATTTGACAGCAACGATCCGTTTCGGCTTGTCAAATCTGCATTGCTTGTGACTGGCATAATTCATGATAACATTCTTGCGTCCATGGGTTTGCATATCAGGACATGGGCTAATGTCCCTCGTGGTAGTGGCTTGGGGACTTCTAGCATCTTGGCTGCTGCTGTTGTGAAAGGACTTCTCCAGATAACTGATGGAGATGAAAGTAATGAAAATGTTGCCAGACTTGTTTTAGTATTAGAACAGTTAATGGGAACAGGAGGCGGCTGGCAGGATCAAATTGGAGGTCTGTATCCTGGAATAAAATATACCGCAAGTTTTCCTGGAATTCCATTGCGACTTCAAGTCATCCCCCTCCTCGCTTCTCCTCAATTGATTCTAGAGTTGCAGCAACGCTTGCTTGTGGTATTTACTGGTCAA GTTCGTCTTGCAAACCAAGTTCTGCTAAAAGTGGTAACTAGATATCTTCAACGAGATAACCTTCTTATATCTAGCATCAAGCGTCTTGCTGAATTGGCAAAGATTGGGAGGGAAGCTTTAATGAACTGTGACATTGATGAGTTAGGGGAAATAATGTTGGAGGCTTGGAGGTTGCATCAGGAGCTTGACCCTTACTGCAGCAATGAGTTTGTTGACAGGCTCTTTTCGTTTGCCGACCCTTACTGCATTGGCTACAAGCTTGTGGGTGCTGGTGGCGGGGGTTTTGCATTGTTACTTGCCAAGGATGCTGACTATGCCAAGGAACTGAGGCAATCATTAGAAGCGGATTCAAGTTTCGACGTGAAAATCTATGATTGGAACGTCTTTTTGGAATAG
- the LOC142641730 gene encoding protein LEAD-SENSITIVE 1 — translation MGLLSNRVERSEIKPGDHIYTYRAVFTYSHHGIFVGGSKVVHFRPERNLNSGTGSSSNSDLYDSRFSLPSSCSTFPDCGFTQPNSGVVLSCLDCFLGKGSLYCFEYGVTPSVFLSKVRGGTCTTATSDPPEMVIHRAMYLLQNGFGIYDVFRNNCEDFTLYCKTGLLITDKQGVGGSGQASSVIGAPLAAILSSPLKLLMPNPVGVATVTAGMYCMSRYATDIGVRTDVIKVAVEDLAVNLGLPGPDEEVADNGASNQLIAL, via the exons atggGTCTGCTTAGCAACAGAGTGGAGAGGAGTGAGATCAAGCCTGGAGACCACATCTACACCTACAGAGCTGTCTTCACCTACTCACAccatg GTATCTTTGTTGGGGGAAGCAAGGTGGTCCACTTTAGACCTGAGAGAAACCTGAATTCAGGCACTGGGTCATCTTCTAATTCTGACTTATATGATTCAAGATTCAGTCTCCCATCATCATGTTCTACCTTTCCTGACTGTGGATTCACGCAACCCAATAGTGGTGTAGTTCTCTCTTGCCTGGATTGTTTCCTTGGAAAAGGATCTCTGTACTGTTTCGAATATGGGGTTACCCCGTCAGTTTTCCTTTCTAAAGTGCGGGGTGGCACGTGCACCACAGCAACATCTGACCCACCAGAAATGGTTATCCACCGAGCAATGTATCTTCTTCAAAATGGATTTGGAATTTATGACGTGTTTCGAAACAACTGTGAGGACTTTACATTGTATTGCAAAACTGGTCTTCTGATAACAGACAAACAGGGGGTTGGAGGAAGTGGTCAAGCTTCATCTGTCATTGGTGCCCCATTAGCTGCTATTCTTTCTTCTCCTCTGAAGTTGCTGATGCCAAATCCTGTTGGTGTGGCTACGGTAACAGCTGGGATGTATTGTATGAGCAGGTATGCAACTGATATTGGTGTTCGAACTGACGTGATCAAGGTGGCAGTGGAGGACTTGGCTGTGAACTTGGGTTTGCCAGGCCCTGACGAGGAAGTGGCTGACAATGGGGCTTCTAACCAACTGATTGCCCTGTGA